The following are from one region of the Ruficoccus sp. ZRK36 genome:
- a CDS encoding beta-galactosidase, which translates to MPSPLDTLSLKRLPFGVVFLAEPGVPLSEMQRDLGNIAQLGFNTVVLYPSVSRWDAPLPGETAFATIDALMDTCAELGLGVVLELQGQVMQDADAPECSGYAQAPDYRENGFHQPQKEALLAKYLREVVTHFKGHPALIAYDLFNEIGNNSRSPETIGAFVAYLRNQYAGDIQNLNRAWVTYFNDFEDITRIPPNFRVWSWSSVVAERDWQRFRSADFVAQVESWRAIVREIDADTPLFIDVLGSDALHNRTGDYYGVSDWDAVEASDVLGLSCYANMLGPRWWETDAWQWPQFWRHARSVAGDKQTMVSELMTANRCIFPTEGSSMTDELGLWSYQAVFHGIQGVIYWKYRPFRRGRQVAGRGLTDFDGTPNAFADQASEVAHFVQENAESLAESQPDTAGCLIVFDPEMERLYSAIGEGEATTPPKPFYTDAHRGWFQAFWQNGYAPGYTTPARMLEDGIPEGTQLIVIPCLPGITEAFAQTLKTFVEDGGTVVSESRFGLLDIDGNLQPQAPGFGLRDVAGVQEVSFSCRGAREIFLPEDSLTLMDDYWQSLKLAEGTEVLIKATDGEPALTRNQFGRGQWLHLPFLLGHKIEKSESPSGAMAYMSALLKHVGPSLQPAVKVVSKGPLADVSVLLRKDGQPWLVGISNFAHERTEVVLALPENITLSDAGDIACEQEGQSVRVMLKPRSCQALHLC; encoded by the coding sequence ATGCCTTCCCCACTCGATACCCTTTCTCTGAAGCGCCTGCCCTTCGGCGTTGTCTTTCTGGCCGAGCCCGGCGTGCCGCTGTCGGAGATGCAGCGCGACCTCGGTAATATCGCCCAGCTCGGTTTCAATACCGTGGTGCTGTACCCGAGCGTAAGCCGCTGGGATGCGCCTCTGCCCGGCGAGACGGCCTTTGCTACGATTGATGCGCTGATGGATACCTGCGCAGAGCTGGGGCTCGGCGTCGTCCTGGAGCTACAGGGGCAGGTTATGCAGGATGCCGACGCTCCCGAGTGCTCGGGCTATGCTCAGGCACCCGACTACCGCGAGAACGGTTTTCACCAGCCTCAGAAGGAAGCACTGCTGGCTAAGTATCTGCGCGAGGTCGTCACGCACTTTAAAGGCCATCCGGCACTCATCGCCTACGATCTGTTTAACGAGATCGGTAATAATTCGCGCTCGCCGGAGACGATTGGGGCTTTTGTCGCGTATTTGAGAAACCAATACGCCGGTGACATTCAGAACCTGAATCGCGCCTGGGTGACGTATTTTAACGACTTCGAGGACATTACACGCATCCCGCCTAATTTCCGCGTCTGGAGCTGGTCGTCCGTGGTGGCTGAGCGGGATTGGCAGCGGTTCCGGTCTGCTGACTTCGTGGCTCAGGTGGAGTCATGGCGGGCCATCGTGCGCGAGATCGATGCGGATACGCCGCTCTTTATCGATGTGCTCGGCAGCGATGCCCTGCATAACCGCACCGGCGATTACTATGGGGTGAGCGACTGGGATGCGGTCGAGGCCAGCGACGTGCTCGGGCTTTCCTGCTACGCCAACATGCTCGGCCCTCGCTGGTGGGAGACCGATGCCTGGCAGTGGCCGCAGTTTTGGCGGCACGCGCGGTCTGTTGCTGGCGATAAGCAGACCATGGTCTCTGAGCTGATGACGGCAAACCGCTGCATCTTCCCGACGGAGGGCTCGTCCATGACGGACGAACTGGGCCTGTGGAGCTATCAGGCCGTTTTCCATGGCATACAGGGGGTCATTTACTGGAAGTACCGCCCCTTCCGCCGGGGGCGTCAGGTCGCCGGTCGGGGGTTGACGGATTTTGACGGGACGCCCAATGCGTTCGCGGATCAGGCCTCTGAGGTCGCGCATTTTGTCCAGGAAAATGCCGAGAGTCTCGCCGAGTCGCAGCCTGATACCGCTGGCTGCCTGATCGTGTTCGATCCTGAGATGGAACGCCTCTACAGCGCGATCGGCGAGGGTGAGGCGACGACGCCGCCGAAGCCGTTTTACACAGACGCGCACCGTGGCTGGTTCCAGGCTTTTTGGCAGAACGGCTACGCTCCGGGGTACACGACCCCCGCGCGCATGCTTGAGGACGGTATTCCCGAGGGGACGCAGTTAATCGTCATTCCGTGTCTGCCGGGGATCACAGAGGCATTCGCCCAGACGTTGAAAACTTTTGTCGAGGATGGGGGCACTGTCGTGAGTGAAAGTCGCTTCGGGCTGCTCGATATCGACGGTAATCTCCAGCCGCAGGCGCCGGGATTTGGGCTGCGCGATGTCGCAGGGGTCCAGGAGGTGTCATTCAGCTGTCGGGGTGCGCGGGAAATTTTCCTGCCAGAGGATTCGCTCACTCTGATGGATGATTACTGGCAAAGCCTGAAGCTGGCAGAGGGCACCGAGGTATTGATCAAGGCCACCGATGGTGAGCCCGCCCTGACGCGAAATCAGTTTGGTCGCGGTCAATGGCTCCACCTGCCGTTCCTGCTCGGACATAAAATAGAGAAGAGTGAGTCGCCCTCTGGGGCCATGGCCTACATGTCTGCTCTGCTTAAGCATGTTGGCCCGTCGTTGCAGCCTGCCGTCAAGGTCGTGAGCAAAGGGCCGCTGGCCGATGTTTCCGTATTGCTGCGTAAAGACGGGCAGCCGTGGCTGGTCGGGATTTCCAACTTTGCGCATGAGCGCACCGAGGTGGTTCTGGCGTTGCCGGAAAACATTACGCTTAGCGACGCTGGTGACATTGCCTGTGAGCAAGAGGGGCAGAGTGTTCGCGTGATGCTGAAGCCCAGGAGCTGCCAGGCGCTTCACCTGTGCTAG